A single region of the Xiphophorus maculatus strain JP 163 A chromosome 3, X_maculatus-5.0-male, whole genome shotgun sequence genome encodes:
- the LOC106700272 gene encoding natural killer cells antigen CD94-like: MKSKEDNDIYSTVNIKNEKPSPESRAEEEASTPCRCSLMLLCSLTFSALLAARIVITMQINVMMIKQQETINNVTTENERLIEERKIMEDQNKELNRTLGLILKFENIPAKDLCPNKECKACQKNWIPFQKKCYFFYSPHPWLTWSKSRDFCQDKHADLVVIDDLEEQEFVSNHTKYYYDNDHGYWMGLQQTNNNWIWVDGRRDTLGFWVKENLRTSGPKALLIPKRKFTESWAKAGDGFANKFICEREALLGFM, translated from the exons ATGAAGAGCAAAGAGGACAACGACATTTATTCTACAGTGaatatcaaaaatgaaaaaccttCTCCAGAAA GTCGAGCAGAAGAGGAAGCATCAACACCCTGTCGCTGCTCTCTGATGCTGCTGTGTTCTCTGACTTTTTCTGCCCTCTTAGCTGCAAGAATTGTCATCACCATGCAGA ttAATGTGATGATGATCAAGCAACAGGAAACTATCAATAATGTTACCACAGAAAATGAGCGACTGattgaggaaagaaaaataatggaGGACCAGAACAAAGAGCTGAACAGGACACTGGGACTCATCctgaaatttgaaaacattccAGCAAAAGACCTCTGCCCTAACAAAG AGTGTAAAGCGTGCCAGAAGAACTGGATTCCCTTCCAGAAAAAATGCTACTTTTTTTACAGTCCACATCCGTGGCTGACCTGGAGTAAAAGTCGAGATTTCTGTCAGGACAAACATGCAGATTTGGTCGTTATTGATGATCTGGAGGAGCAG GAATTTGTCAGCAATCACACCAAATACTACTATGACAACGACCATGGATACTGGATGGGATTACAACAAACTAACAACAACTGGATCTGGGTTGATGGACGAAGAGACACTCTTGG GTTCTGGGTGAAGGAGAATCTCCGTACTTCAGGTCCAAAAGCGCTGCTGATCCCGAAGAGAAAATTCACAGAAAGTTGGGCCAAAGCAGGTGATGGTTTTGCAAACAAATTCATCTGTGAGCGTGAAGCTCTTCTCGGGTTCATGTAG